A window of Barnesiella propionica genomic DNA:
TGTAACGAAGAGGAAGCCAGAGACATAACTCAGGATAGTTTTATAAAGATATGGCTGTCTTTGGCGGGTTATAACCCGAGATATAGACTCTCAACCTGGATATATAGAATTACCTGTAATATTTGTTGTGACAGATTAAGAGTTCTGCAGCGCTCTCCTGAAAGGAGAAGCATATCGGAAGTAGAATCTTCCGGTTTGAACCTGGTTTCCGATACCGATCCGTACGTCGAAATGGATAACAGAGAACTGAAGGATTTGATTTTGAAACTTACCGAAGGGCTTTCGCCCAAACAAAAGATAGTATTTATATTGCGGGATATTGAAGAGTTGGATGTAGATGAAATAAAAGAAATAACGGGGCTTTCGCCCGAGAAAATAAAGAGTAATCTTTATCTGGCACGTAAAAATATAAGAGACAAATTAAAAAGCAGATTATGAAACAGATGCAGAATACAGATTATGAATATCTGAAAAAAAGGATAAAGGACATGGAGCCCGCTGTAGAAAATCCTGAGGAATTAACCCGGTCCATTCTGGATAAGATCATGGAACTTTCTGTAAGAAAAAAAACAGATAAAAGATTATTATTCACAACCTGGTTGTCTTCTGTGGCAGCAATATTCCTTTTATTTCTCTTGGGCCATGAGACTTTATCTGGAGATATGACCGGTAATGATACGACATCGGCCGGAATGGTCGTAATACCGGAAGTGCATGATATTAGTGCCGGTATAGTCTCGGATATGGATTATTCTGAAAAGAGCGAGGTTTTTTTTTCTGTTGTAAAATCATGGCGGTCGGACCGTATAAAGAGAGAGAAACAAATCAATAAGATAAAAGATTTACTGGTATCGGGTTGCAATAACGGGTTTTAATTAATAATAAAAAACGAATGTATGATGAAAAATAACAGTTTACTATATCTCTGGATTGTGTTGATGTTTATAACTTCTTGCAATACCAGATATTACAGGGCCGAGACCCAATTGAATACAGAAGGTGAGGTACTGAGAAGTGTATATACTTTAGCCGATTCGGCATTTATGGCCGGGAATATGAAATGCAATCCTTTTTTATTTCGTATTGACTCCGGATGGGCAATAACCCGTTACGATACTGTTTTTACTTATGATTTTTTCTCAGGAGAACAGAAGCTTAATGTCAGGGTAGCCCGGTCTTTTAATTCTGTAGAAGAAATGTACGAGAGTATAAAGCCGGTACAGGATACAGATGCACCCCTGGCAACTCCGGATGAATTGCTTACCTCTCGTTTCCGGTGGTTTTATACCTATTATACGTTTACCAGCATATTTAGGGAAATTCCGGAGAAGGGACCGGTTCCTATTGGTAATTATATGAGTGAGAAAGAACAAAAATTATGGTTCCAGGGAGATATGAGTGGATATCGGGGAATGAATGGAATAGAACTGAATGAGGTGTTGGATGCTATCGGACAGAAGTTCTGGCAGTGGTATAGCCGTTCAATGTACGAGATAAGTTTTGCTATAGTGGAGAATTGTGATGAGGGAAACAAAGACACACTCTTTTTTTCCCGCTTAGCAGCAGTAAAAGATACCGTATATATGATAAACAGACCCAAAGAAGGAGAAAATAAAGAATTTACACCTGAGGATGTTTGCAGTATGTTGGATCGGTATTTTAAGACCCGTCACTTTTCTGTTTTGAAAAATGAAAATGTGAAACGATTTGAAACGTTGTTTCAGGAAAAAACCCGTTTTATATCTTTGTTTGATGTCGTTATACGGTATGAGTTGAAATTACCGGGCAATCCTCTTTCGGTAAATACGGCTCTTTATGACAAAGGAGCATGGGTGTGGAAAGTGGATGCATATCGCTTGCTTGCCGATGACTAT
This region includes:
- a CDS encoding RNA polymerase sigma factor, producing the protein MEQERICRLIEKCRQGDTVAFASIVREYQPLVYRLSFRLLCNEEEARDITQDSFIKIWLSLAGYNPRYRLSTWIYRITCNICCDRLRVLQRSPERRSISEVESSGLNLVSDTDPYVEMDNRELKDLILKLTEGLSPKQKIVFILRDIEELDVDEIKEITGLSPEKIKSNLYLARKNIRDKLKSRL